In the Devosia sp. SL43 genome, one interval contains:
- a CDS encoding response regulator: MTLSTRIAPHLPYLRRFSRAVTGSQTSGDAYVAATLEALIADVSLFPEATNDRIALYKLFSALFSSSAVKVPQPTSRFAWEQRAATNLANLSPRPRQAFLLVAVEGFTHAQAAEILSVKDDAFASLLEEATIEISRQVATEIMIIEDEPLIAMDIEQLVESLGHKVVSVARTHKEAVSLFAQTRPRMILADIQLADGSSGIDAVNDILNTHSVPVIFITAFPERLLTGERPEPTFLVTKPFNPDMVKALISQALFFDEGSRAAA; this comes from the coding sequence ATGACTTTGTCCACGCGGATTGCTCCGCACCTGCCGTACCTGCGGCGGTTTTCCCGGGCTGTGACCGGGTCGCAAACCTCCGGCGATGCTTACGTCGCTGCCACTCTCGAAGCTCTCATTGCCGATGTTTCGTTGTTTCCCGAAGCAACGAACGACCGCATTGCGCTCTATAAGCTCTTTTCAGCACTGTTCTCCTCATCGGCGGTGAAAGTTCCGCAGCCGACCTCTCGCTTCGCGTGGGAACAGCGTGCTGCGACCAATCTGGCCAATCTCTCACCGCGCCCGCGCCAGGCCTTTCTGCTGGTTGCCGTAGAAGGCTTCACGCACGCGCAGGCCGCTGAGATTCTGAGCGTGAAGGACGATGCGTTTGCCTCGCTGCTGGAGGAAGCAACGATCGAGATCTCGCGCCAGGTGGCCACCGAGATCATGATCATCGAGGACGAGCCGCTTATCGCCATGGATATCGAGCAGCTGGTAGAAAGTCTCGGCCATAAGGTGGTGAGCGTCGCGCGCACCCACAAGGAAGCGGTCAGCTTGTTCGCACAGACCCGGCCGCGCATGATCCTGGCCGATATCCAGCTCGCCGATGGCAGCTCGGGCATCGATGCGGTCAACGACATCCTCAACACCCATTCGGTGCCGGTGATCTTCATCACCGCCTTCCCCGAGCGCCTGCTGACCGGCGAGCGTCCCGAACCGACCTTCCTGGTCACCAAACCGTTCAACCCGGACATGGTCAAGGCGCTGATCAGCCAAGCGTTGTTCTTTGACGAAGGCTCCCGCGCAGCGGCCTGA
- a CDS encoding YdcF family protein, producing the protein MFYVLSKLFWVVAQPLGVILALLLLGILLTTFGRRRLGMTANIMALVVLALCAFSSLGFLIIRPLEDRFVRPAEMPATVDAIVVLGGSTHARVSTARGTSELNEAGDRLTEAVVLARRYPEARLVFSGGAGILEQGEAEAATAERFFLAMGIAPERLVLEGESRNTDENAELTAGMIGEIDGPVVLVTSAFHMPRSVGLFRRVGIEVVPWPTDYRSSGREGFGLDVANPAHNVNTTSIAIKEWIGLAVYHWTGRIAEFLPAQSSN; encoded by the coding sequence ATGTTTTACGTGTTGTCCAAGCTGTTCTGGGTGGTTGCGCAGCCGCTCGGTGTGATCCTCGCGCTGCTGCTGCTTGGGATATTGCTGACGACGTTCGGCCGCCGTCGGCTGGGGATGACTGCCAATATAATGGCCTTGGTTGTGCTGGCCCTCTGCGCGTTCAGTTCGCTGGGTTTCCTGATCATCAGGCCGCTGGAAGACCGCTTCGTGCGACCGGCGGAGATGCCGGCGACGGTCGATGCGATCGTCGTGCTGGGCGGGTCGACGCATGCGCGGGTGAGCACGGCGCGCGGGACCAGCGAGCTCAACGAAGCGGGGGATCGATTGACGGAGGCGGTGGTCCTGGCGCGACGCTACCCAGAAGCGCGCCTCGTCTTCTCAGGCGGCGCGGGCATTCTGGAACAGGGCGAAGCGGAGGCCGCCACCGCCGAGCGCTTCTTCCTTGCCATGGGCATAGCGCCGGAGCGCCTCGTTCTGGAGGGAGAGTCGCGCAATACCGACGAGAATGCCGAACTGACCGCCGGCATGATCGGGGAGATCGACGGGCCGGTGGTGCTGGTCACCTCGGCCTTTCACATGCCGCGATCGGTCGGGCTGTTCCGGCGGGTGGGTATCGAGGTGGTGCCGTGGCCGACCGATTACCGCAGTTCAGGTCGCGAGGGCTTTGGGTTGGACGTGGCCAATCCGGCCCATAACGTCAATACAACCAGCATTGCGATCAAGGAGTGGATCGGCCTGGCGGTCTATCACTGGACTGGCAGGATTGCAGAGTTCCTGCCGGCTCAAAGTTCGAACTGA
- a CDS encoding NepR family anti-sigma factor → MRTQAGRADDGLGPNTDIGARLRALYGAVQDEGVPDQLLDLLEKLDAAEQQHKDKNAPRGGE, encoded by the coding sequence ATGCGGACGCAGGCGGGGCGGGCAGATGATGGGCTGGGTCCGAATACGGACATCGGCGCACGTTTGCGTGCGCTCTACGGCGCGGTGCAGGACGAAGGCGTTCCTGACCAGCTGCTCGACCTGCTCGAAAAGCTCGATGCCGCCGAACAGCAGCATAAGGACAAGAACGCACCCCGTGGCGGGGAGTAG
- a CDS encoding sensor histidine kinase, whose product MSQGPTDQFMQTRLRALSAALRGRGVTVLHQNTDHRFDLAENLPAAWPQVEMMGRREADVLPAVLAEPFARAHDLCRAIGQAQTLEFELNDGTRQHHFEAQLLPDEDGVTTVISDVSDEHRREATMSSLLREVSHRSKNLLAIVQSVAMQTARHSEGIEDFLRKFRGRLHALSSTQDLVTESNWRGTFLQSLVASQLTRVGHAALANLRVTGVNPLLGPNASLHVGLAIHELAANAVLHGALAEGMAGNVWVDAHLEARSGDAPDLVIEWQEVGIDASRPRHEPRFGTLVLERIVPLSVGGSAEFSIDSDSVRYRLTIPADQFEL is encoded by the coding sequence ATGTCCCAGGGGCCAACCGACCAGTTCATGCAGACAAGGCTGCGCGCCCTGTCTGCGGCCTTGCGCGGTCGGGGCGTCACTGTGCTGCACCAGAATACCGACCATCGTTTCGATCTTGCCGAAAACCTCCCTGCCGCCTGGCCGCAGGTAGAAATGATGGGCCGACGCGAGGCCGATGTCCTGCCCGCCGTCCTGGCGGAGCCTTTCGCCCGTGCCCACGATCTCTGCCGCGCCATTGGCCAGGCGCAAACGCTGGAATTCGAGCTGAACGACGGCACCCGTCAGCACCACTTCGAGGCCCAGCTGCTGCCCGACGAAGATGGAGTTACCACTGTCATCAGTGATGTCAGCGACGAGCACCGCCGCGAAGCCACCATGTCATCCCTGCTGCGCGAAGTGAGCCACCGCTCCAAGAACCTGCTCGCCATCGTCCAGTCGGTGGCTATGCAGACCGCCCGGCACAGTGAGGGCATCGAGGATTTTCTACGCAAGTTCCGCGGTCGCCTGCATGCCCTGTCGAGCACGCAGGATCTCGTCACCGAAAGCAATTGGCGCGGAACCTTCCTGCAGTCGCTGGTTGCATCCCAGCTGACCCGCGTCGGCCATGCAGCTCTGGCAAACCTGCGCGTCACCGGCGTCAACCCGCTGCTTGGGCCCAACGCATCCCTTCATGTCGGTCTCGCCATCCACGAACTCGCCGCCAATGCCGTGCTGCATGGCGCGCTGGCCGAAGGAATGGCCGGCAATGTGTGGGTTGATGCGCATCTCGAAGCACGTTCGGGAGACGCCCCCGATCTCGTGATCGAATGGCAGGAAGTGGGCATCGACGCGAGCCGCCCCCGGCATGAGCCACGGTTCGGCACCCTGGTGCTGGAGCGTATCGTCCCACTGTCCGTGGGCGGAAGCGCCGAATTCTCCATCGACAGCGACAGCGTTCGCTATCGCCTGACCATCCCCGCCGATCAGTTCGAACTTTGA
- a CDS encoding transporter substrate-binding domain-containing protein gives MKKLILAAVTVLALGSAAQAQETVRIATEGAYAPWNFLDDAGKPAGFEIDLAAAICAQAGLTCEVITNDWDSIIPNLLAGNYDVIMAGMSITDERLETIDFSQNYFPPDPSKFVAAAGAGIDPSALEGKRVGVQGGTIQAAYAEENLGANNTVVSFGTADQAMADLAGGNLDTILADGAYLEPVVAASSGSLEFVGEDVMIGNGVGAGLRKDEAELKAKFDDALTALKKDGTVDKLIAQWFEGRGPYFAE, from the coding sequence ATGAAGAAGCTCATCCTCGCCGCAGTGACCGTCCTGGCCCTCGGCTCTGCCGCCCAGGCCCAGGAAACCGTGCGCATCGCCACCGAAGGCGCCTACGCGCCCTGGAATTTCCTCGATGACGCCGGCAAGCCTGCCGGCTTCGAGATCGATCTGGCTGCCGCAATCTGCGCCCAGGCTGGCCTCACCTGCGAAGTCATTACCAATGACTGGGATTCGATCATCCCCAACCTGCTCGCCGGCAACTACGACGTGATCATGGCCGGCATGTCGATCACCGACGAGCGCCTCGAAACCATCGACTTCAGCCAGAACTACTTCCCGCCCGATCCGTCCAAGTTCGTCGCCGCTGCCGGCGCCGGCATCGACCCGTCCGCCCTTGAGGGCAAGCGCGTCGGCGTCCAGGGCGGCACCATCCAGGCCGCTTATGCCGAGGAAAACCTCGGCGCCAACAACACCGTCGTTTCGTTCGGCACTGCCGACCAGGCCATGGCCGATCTGGCCGGCGGCAACCTCGACACCATCCTGGCCGATGGCGCCTATCTCGAACCCGTCGTCGCCGCCTCCAGCGGTAGCCTCGAATTTGTCGGCGAAGACGTGATGATCGGCAACGGCGTCGGTGCTGGCCTGCGCAAGGACGAAGCCGAACTCAAGGCCAAGTTCGACGACGCCCTGACCGCCCTCAAGAAGGATGGCACTGTCGACAAGCTGATCGCCCAGTGGTTCGAAGGCCGCGGACCGTATTTCGCCGAGTAA
- a CDS encoding sensor histidine kinase produces the protein MRRIGRRVAIWASLSLVLLAAVASLVLVQSMDRQIGDMARTYDVRNQARELTIALSETESSQRGYVLTRDDSYLQTYRRAAADIDASVLALIAVTDDDPSRAARVNDITGDIAAKIAEMARTVDLVNSQRTAEARTLIQTGMGERLMDEVRAALEQFISDENQNLLDRNRSIDTMRLSLVGAIVAALAGAVILAYILFTRTQREVTALAQNRNLLRSEKEELESLVRERTQAVEEARAHAERERERVEALLQDSSHRIGNSLATVSSLLGLQLIRSKSDEVRQALEAARSRVHAIASAHRRLRLGDDLETASADDFLDAVLEDLASTVTGTKAVTLTGEIDPIVIGARDATTVGILVGELVTNALKHAFPEDRSGTVTVRLRRDADGVPTLTVTDDGVGIAEDSQPGEGGLGSVIVKQLANQFGGVPQYLRREGGGLSVVVPLPGIDKNVSPPA, from the coding sequence TTGAGGCGCATCGGCCGGCGCGTTGCCATTTGGGCATCGTTGTCGCTGGTGCTGCTCGCCGCCGTCGCCTCGCTCGTACTGGTGCAGAGCATGGATCGCCAGATCGGCGACATGGCGCGCACCTATGATGTTCGCAACCAGGCGCGCGAACTGACCATTGCCCTCAGCGAAACCGAAAGCAGTCAGCGTGGCTATGTGCTGACGCGGGATGACAGCTATCTTCAGACCTACAGGCGGGCCGCAGCAGACATTGATGCCAGCGTATTGGCGCTGATCGCTGTTACTGACGACGATCCGTCACGCGCCGCACGGGTCAACGACATCACCGGGGATATTGCCGCCAAGATCGCCGAGATGGCGCGCACGGTGGATCTGGTCAACTCGCAGCGAACGGCCGAAGCGAGGACGCTGATCCAGACGGGAATGGGTGAGCGGCTGATGGACGAGGTGCGCGCGGCGCTAGAGCAGTTCATCAGCGATGAAAACCAGAACCTGCTCGATCGCAACCGGAGCATAGATACGATGCGGCTGTCGCTGGTCGGGGCAATCGTGGCTGCCTTGGCCGGGGCCGTTATCCTGGCTTACATCCTGTTCACACGCACCCAGCGCGAGGTGACGGCGCTGGCGCAGAACCGCAATCTGCTGCGCAGCGAGAAGGAAGAGCTCGAGTCTTTGGTGCGCGAGCGGACGCAGGCGGTGGAAGAGGCGCGCGCCCATGCCGAGCGCGAGCGCGAGCGCGTCGAGGCGCTGCTGCAGGACAGCAGCCACCGCATCGGCAATTCATTGGCCACGGTGTCGTCGCTGCTGGGCCTGCAGCTGATCCGCAGCAAGTCGGATGAGGTTCGCCAGGCACTGGAGGCAGCACGTTCCCGCGTCCATGCCATTGCTTCGGCACACCGCCGGCTCCGGCTGGGGGATGATCTCGAAACCGCGAGTGCGGACGATTTTCTCGACGCAGTGCTCGAAGATCTGGCATCGACCGTTACCGGCACCAAGGCGGTGACGCTGACCGGCGAAATCGACCCCATCGTGATCGGCGCCCGCGATGCGACGACCGTGGGCATTCTGGTCGGCGAGCTGGTGACCAACGCGCTCAAGCATGCGTTCCCGGAGGACCGCAGCGGCACGGTGACCGTGCGTCTGCGGCGTGACGCTGACGGTGTGCCGACGCTGACCGTCACCGATGATGGCGTGGGCATAGCCGAGGACAGCCAGCCGGGCGAAGGCGGCCTGGGCTCGGTCATCGTCAAGCAGTTGGCGAACCAGTTTGGCGGCGTTCCGCAATATCTGCGGCGCGAAGGCGGCGGGCTGTCGGTGGTCGTGCCGCTGCCCGGTATCGACAAGAATGTTTCGCCGCCTGCCTGA
- a CDS encoding Crp/Fnr family transcriptional regulator — protein MSYVLPSSGRRVPCEQCPLRAIGSFREFEPQELRFVSSFKTGELTAETGTTLMSEGTHSAHLYTLLSGWAFRYKSLPDGRRQILNYMLPGDLVGLQGSIIGEMEHSVEALSSLVLCVFQRDRLNELFRNHPGLGFDITWLAAQEERMLDEHLLSLGRRTAMERAAYLIAFLYHRAASVGLGTGKLLHIPITQQHVADTLGLSIVHTNKTLRKLADRKMIRWLDRACEVVDIDGLMEVSGWEGPSERKRPLI, from the coding sequence TTGAGTTACGTCCTCCCAAGCTCCGGACGACGTGTCCCATGTGAGCAATGTCCACTGCGCGCCATCGGCAGTTTCCGGGAGTTCGAGCCGCAGGAACTGCGCTTTGTCTCATCGTTCAAGACAGGCGAACTGACGGCCGAAACCGGCACGACCCTGATGTCGGAGGGGACGCATAGCGCGCACCTGTACACCCTGCTCTCAGGATGGGCGTTTCGCTACAAGTCGCTGCCCGACGGACGGCGACAAATCCTCAACTACATGTTGCCGGGTGATCTGGTGGGGCTGCAAGGCTCCATCATCGGGGAGATGGAGCACTCGGTGGAGGCGCTGTCCTCGCTGGTGCTCTGCGTGTTCCAGCGCGACCGGCTCAACGAGCTGTTCCGCAATCACCCCGGACTGGGGTTCGACATCACCTGGTTGGCGGCGCAGGAGGAGCGCATGCTCGACGAGCATTTGCTGAGCCTGGGGCGCCGCACGGCAATGGAGCGGGCCGCCTACCTCATCGCGTTCCTCTACCATCGTGCGGCATCGGTGGGGCTGGGGACCGGCAAATTGCTGCATATCCCCATTACCCAGCAGCACGTTGCCGATACGCTGGGACTTTCCATCGTCCATACCAACAAGACGCTGCGAAAATTGGCTGATCGCAAGATGATACGCTGGCTCGACCGCGCCTGTGAGGTTGTCGATATCGACGGATTGATGGAGGTCTCCGGCTGGGAGGGACCATCCGAGCGCAAGCGACCATTGATATGA
- a CDS encoding diacylglycerol/lipid kinase family protein, which translates to MDLEIFCTTAREVFERHGHVLECKIVAGNAVEAALQTAAKTKGVDAILAGGGDGTISAAAGIAYASGVPLGVLPAGTMNLFARALKVPLDLPGALEAIAAGEIGTVDIATANDRPFVHQFGVGIHARLVRIREGMTYSSRVGKMLASLRAIGAAAINPPEFDAELVTKRGVEKCRVSGIAVSNNPLGEGQIHADRLDAGILGVYVAAPVSTSALIRLAVDVFLGSWRASPMVSEKEVEEVTLHFPKRKRGAHAVIDGELIKLDRSVALKVHPGALKVILPKLPIAS; encoded by the coding sequence ATGGATCTGGAGATCTTTTGCACTACGGCGCGTGAGGTGTTTGAGCGGCACGGCCATGTGCTGGAGTGCAAGATCGTAGCCGGAAACGCGGTCGAAGCCGCTTTGCAGACTGCGGCAAAGACCAAAGGCGTGGATGCCATCCTGGCCGGGGGTGGTGATGGGACGATTTCCGCCGCCGCAGGCATAGCCTATGCTTCCGGCGTGCCGCTCGGGGTGCTGCCGGCGGGCACCATGAATCTCTTTGCCCGGGCGCTCAAAGTGCCGCTCGATCTGCCGGGCGCGTTGGAGGCAATCGCAGCTGGCGAAATTGGCACGGTGGACATTGCCACCGCCAATGACCGACCGTTCGTGCATCAGTTCGGCGTTGGCATTCATGCGCGGCTGGTGCGTATCCGCGAGGGGATGACCTATAGCAGCCGGGTGGGCAAGATGCTGGCCAGCTTGCGCGCCATTGGTGCTGCGGCCATCAATCCCCCCGAATTCGATGCCGAACTCGTCACCAAGCGGGGTGTGGAGAAGTGCCGGGTGTCCGGTATCGCGGTTTCCAACAATCCGCTGGGTGAAGGGCAGATCCACGCCGACCGGCTCGATGCCGGCATACTTGGCGTCTATGTTGCGGCGCCGGTGTCGACGTCGGCACTGATCAGGCTTGCGGTGGATGTCTTCCTCGGCAGTTGGCGCGCCAGCCCGATGGTCTCCGAGAAGGAGGTTGAGGAGGTGACCCTACATTTCCCCAAACGCAAGCGCGGGGCGCATGCCGTGATCGATGGCGAGCTGATCAAGCTTGATCGATCGGTGGCCCTCAAGGTCCATCCGGGGGCGCTGAAGGTCATTTTGCCCAAGCTGCCTATCGCCAGCTGA
- a CDS encoding sensor histidine kinase: MPDSVRAVIDDPIRLGALDALNMTDEPDADFARLSRTVAHIFKAEFGLVTLVGAEWQSFHGCFGAEGMTGNKTELSFCAHTLASPDDVTVVLDASTDERFKANLLVTDAPQIRFYAGAPIIIAGQRLGTLCVLSARPRDAVDPALLEQLVDLAGVAAALFALKDEARVRARTAAALLREEWRHALTLEAGKVGSWVWDVRTGEVACNDMFRRMYGLAESGPVRVDDVLEATHPADRATVRSGIEASLRDGVDYGAEARVGNSGRWLTMRGRVYQRDAEGKALIMMGASIDITESKQSADQTRLLLRELNHRVKNTLAMIQSVARQTIRQNPDPRAFIEAFSGRLRTISDAHVLLADRDWSGVQLYEVIASQLGPNFLTNPDRAEVSGSDVMLPADHALGLGLILHELTTNAMRHGAWSDDKGTVSIRWDIKTAPERGLALNWREIGGPQVSPPQEHGLGTRLIERSLAKVLDSEVKLDFTPDGVVADVWLPLPTEDN; the protein is encoded by the coding sequence TTGCCGGACAGCGTCCGGGCGGTGATTGACGACCCGATACGGTTGGGGGCGCTTGACGCGCTCAACATGACGGATGAGCCGGACGCCGATTTTGCGCGGCTGAGCCGGACCGTCGCGCATATTTTCAAGGCCGAGTTCGGACTGGTCACGCTGGTCGGCGCGGAATGGCAGTCGTTCCATGGCTGCTTTGGCGCCGAAGGCATGACCGGCAACAAGACCGAACTGTCTTTTTGCGCACACACCTTGGCCTCGCCTGATGACGTGACCGTCGTGCTCGATGCCAGCACCGACGAGCGCTTCAAAGCCAATTTGCTGGTGACCGACGCACCGCAAATACGCTTTTATGCTGGCGCACCGATCATTATCGCCGGACAGCGGCTTGGGACGCTGTGCGTGCTGAGCGCCAGGCCGCGAGACGCGGTTGATCCGGCGCTGCTCGAACAGCTTGTCGATCTGGCAGGCGTGGCTGCTGCACTGTTTGCACTCAAGGACGAAGCGCGGGTGCGGGCGCGGACGGCTGCGGCTTTGCTGCGCGAGGAGTGGCGGCATGCCTTGACGCTGGAGGCCGGCAAGGTCGGCAGCTGGGTCTGGGACGTGCGCACTGGTGAAGTGGCCTGCAACGACATGTTCAGGCGGATGTACGGGCTTGCCGAAAGCGGGCCGGTGCGGGTGGATGATGTGCTCGAGGCCACACACCCGGCCGATCGGGCCACGGTACGATCCGGAATCGAGGCCAGTCTTCGCGATGGCGTGGACTACGGCGCCGAGGCGCGGGTCGGCAATTCTGGACGCTGGCTGACTATGCGCGGCCGGGTCTATCAGCGCGATGCCGAGGGCAAGGCGCTGATCATGATGGGCGCCAGTATCGACATCACCGAGAGCAAGCAGTCCGCCGACCAGACGCGGCTGCTGCTGCGCGAGCTCAATCATCGGGTGAAAAACACGCTAGCGATGATCCAGTCGGTGGCGCGGCAGACCATCCGGCAGAATCCGGATCCGCGGGCCTTCATCGAGGCCTTTTCAGGCCGGCTGCGGACGATTTCGGATGCGCATGTGCTGCTGGCCGACCGGGACTGGTCGGGTGTGCAGCTCTATGAGGTTATCGCGTCTCAGCTGGGACCGAACTTCCTGACCAATCCCGATCGGGCCGAGGTCAGCGGCAGCGACGTCATGCTGCCGGCCGATCATGCGCTGGGGCTTGGGCTGATCCTGCATGAGTTGACCACCAATGCCATGCGGCATGGGGCCTGGTCGGACGACAAGGGCACTGTCAGCATTCGCTGGGACATCAAGACCGCGCCGGAGCGCGGTCTGGCGCTGAACTGGCGCGAGATCGGCGGGCCCCAGGTCAGCCCGCCGCAGGAACACGGTTTGGGCACCAGGCTGATC
- a CDS encoding RNA polymerase sigma factor, with amino-acid sequence MTTEPTTFKREMLATLPSLRAFAVSLTGKHDKADDLVQDTVMKAWAKQSSFEMGTNIKAWLFTILRNEFYSQMRKRGREVQDSDGAFTERLSVHPSQYGSMDMQDFKKALSQLPDDQREAVILIGASGFSYEEAADICDCAVGTMKSRVSRARTRLQDILKISGEADYGPDAVSAQVTTHNHSF; translated from the coding sequence ATGACCACAGAACCGACGACGTTCAAGCGCGAGATGCTCGCGACCTTGCCCAGCCTGCGCGCCTTTGCTGTGTCGCTGACCGGCAAGCACGACAAAGCCGATGACTTGGTGCAGGACACCGTGATGAAGGCTTGGGCCAAGCAGTCCAGCTTCGAGATGGGCACCAACATCAAGGCCTGGCTCTTCACCATCCTGCGCAATGAGTTCTACAGCCAGATGCGCAAGCGCGGCCGTGAAGTGCAGGACAGCGATGGCGCGTTCACCGAGCGGTTGTCCGTGCATCCCTCACAGTACGGCTCGATGGATATGCAGGACTTCAAGAAGGCCCTGTCACAACTGCCCGACGATCAGCGCGAAGCGGTGATTCTCATCGGGGCCTCTGGGTTTTCCTACGAGGAAGCGGCCGACATCTGCGACTGCGCCGTGGGCACGATGAAGAGCCGCGTCAGCCGTGCCCGCACGCGCCTACAGGATATCCTCAAGATATCGGGCGAGGCAGATTACGGTCCGGACGCGGTGTCGGCGCAGGTTACGACCCACAACCACTCGTTCTAG
- a CDS encoding DUF1328 domain-containing protein, whose protein sequence is MLYYALVFLVIALIAGVLGFGGIAGASAGIAQILFFLFLAFLVISLVVGFIRRA, encoded by the coding sequence ATGCTCTACTATGCGCTCGTATTTCTGGTGATCGCGCTTATTGCCGGCGTGCTCGGCTTCGGTGGTATTGCCGGCGCCTCGGCGGGTATCGCCCAAATCCTGTTCTTCCTGTTCCTGGCCTTCCTGGTCATCTCCCTTGTCGTGGGTTTTATCCGACGCGCGTGA
- a CDS encoding response regulator yields MLDGKTILVVEAEFLIALDIQRMLEGMSADQLLFARSADEAHELGQHWDALGLAIVELRQHQPVSMALVQSLRDRDIPVVISSADGAIRQGHPDFPGVPVLVKPMAEDDLANAIRQILPVSP; encoded by the coding sequence ATGCTGGACGGCAAGACCATCCTCGTTGTCGAGGCCGAATTTCTCATTGCGCTCGATATCCAGCGAATGCTGGAAGGCATGAGCGCGGACCAGCTGCTCTTCGCCCGCAGTGCTGATGAGGCGCATGAGCTCGGACAGCATTGGGATGCGCTTGGCCTTGCCATCGTCGAGCTTCGGCAGCACCAGCCTGTGTCGATGGCACTCGTGCAAAGCCTTCGCGACAGGGATATCCCCGTCGTGATCAGCTCTGCTGATGGCGCCATACGACAAGGACACCCGGATTTTCCGGGCGTCCCTGTGCTTGTCAAACCCATGGCAGAGGACGATCTGGCCAACGCGATACGCCAGATTCTACCGGTGTCACCCTAG
- a CDS encoding ABC transporter ATP-binding protein — translation MAQAAAAVAEKLPVVDIRDLHKSFGDLEVLKGISFSAREGEVVSLIGSSGSGKSTLLRCINMLEVPNSGTVSIDGEEIVLRGSGTHRQIGDENQIRRIRSELGMVFQSFNLWAHLTILENVMEAPLVVQKRAKGEVEQEALAMLAKVGIREKANAYPNQLSGGQQQRAAIARALCINPRVMLFDEPTSALDPELEVEVLRVIKVLADEGRTMILVTHDMEFARSVSDRVIFLHKGCIEEEGTPDQVFGATKSARLKQFLNAADHA, via the coding sequence ATGGCGCAAGCTGCTGCCGCAGTTGCGGAAAAATTGCCGGTCGTGGACATCCGCGACCTGCATAAGTCTTTCGGCGACCTCGAAGTCCTCAAGGGCATTTCCTTTTCTGCCCGCGAAGGCGAGGTTGTGTCGCTTATCGGTTCTTCCGGTTCGGGCAAATCCACCCTGCTGCGCTGCATCAACATGCTCGAAGTGCCCAATAGCGGCACGGTCTCCATCGACGGCGAGGAGATCGTCCTGCGCGGGTCCGGCACTCATCGCCAGATCGGCGACGAGAACCAGATCCGTCGCATTCGCTCCGAGCTCGGCATGGTGTTCCAGAGCTTCAACCTGTGGGCCCACCTCACCATCCTCGAAAACGTCATGGAAGCGCCGCTGGTGGTCCAGAAGCGCGCCAAGGGCGAAGTCGAGCAGGAAGCACTCGCCATGCTGGCCAAGGTCGGCATCCGCGAAAAGGCCAACGCCTATCCCAACCAGCTCTCGGGCGGGCAGCAGCAGCGCGCCGCCATCGCCCGCGCGCTCTGCATCAATCCCCGCGTCATGCTGTTCGACGAGCCAACTTCCGCGCTCGATCCCGAACTCGAAGTCGAAGTTCTGCGCGTCATCAAGGTGCTGGCCGACGAGGGCCGCACCATGATCCTGGTGACCCACGACATGGAATTCGCCCGCTCGGTTTCCGATCGGGTCATCTTCCTCCACAAGGGCTGCATCGAGGAGGAAGGCACGCCCGATCAGGTGTTCGGCGCGACCAAATCCGCCCGCCTCAAACAGTTCCTCAACGCCGCCGACCACGCCTAG